The Lachnospiraceae bacterium KM106-2 nucleotide sequence ATCATTGATCAGATTAAGATCGGCAAATCCATAATCTGCTGCATTCGTCAAATTCGTATAAGATAAACTTACCTTACCACTCTTGCATTGATTCTCTACAACTAGATACTGCTTTCTATGATCCTTACCGATGGAATAACCTGAGAAATAAGTTCCATTACCTATCTTCTCTAACGTTAATTTCGTTTCGATTGCTGTCTCTTTTGCCTTCGCAGTGATCATCATCTTCTGTAATAGCTTGATCTCTTCACCAATCGAATCACGATCTGCTCCTTCGATTCCTGATGGATCCGTTAATTTCTGATGTGCAAGACACTGCAATTCTGCAATGATATCGCTATCTGTAAGCTCTTTCGTTGTTTTATAAACTTTCTGTTTTCCCATAAAGACATCCTGAAACTCTTTCAGATCCTCATTCGTAAATACTCTTTGTTCTACCTTAGTGATTGGATAAGCCATATTTTCATCTATGATTGCACTTAAATCTAAGGTGACTTTTAAATTCTTTTTCTTATTTGAAAAAGCATCTTGGTAGCTATATTTTCGAAGTTTTACAATTCGCCTATCTTCTGCTTCTGCTAAGGATGCCGTCTGTTTTGCCTTTTCTATCATATAGTTTTTATCTTTTTTGATCATTAGTTCACTACTTTGCCAGTTATGACAAACAACGATACCAATACCAATTACAATCACCAAAACAACTGCTGATACTAACCTTTTCCTCATAAAACTCCTTCCTCATTTCCATTTCATGTTCCCCATATTACTCGTATTCTATAAGAAAAGATTAGAATATATTGTTACATAAGTATTCATTAAATTGTAAACATAATGTAATTTTTAATTCATCTGACAGAAAGAAAAGGTCATATAAGCTTAACTTAATTAGCTTATATGACCTTTTTTCAATTTTTCTTTATGATAATCTATGTACGATTCGATCTGCCACTACTCTCGGATCTTCATTCTGCTCATTTGTTACTTCTTCTAGAAGTTCTAAAATACCGATCATGTTTCTGATCGTTCCGGTTTTCTTATAAATCTCTCTTAATACTTGCTCCACAAATAAGTATGAGAATCTAGCTGGTATGATATCATCTGCAATCCCAGGATAACTATTTTTCACATTCTCAATCATGATCCCAACCAATTGCTTATTCAAGATGCTTGAATAATTGACTTCGCATAGATTAAATACTTTCTCCATCAACTGATCATAAACATTCTCTCCTAGGCTCTCTATCGTCCCACTTTCTAACAGTTTATCATAGGATAAAACCTGATATTCATTTTTAGGTAACGCATCAAGATCTCTAATTCGAATCTTAGGGACAAGAATTCCCGCTTTCTTTGCTAGTAAAACTCGTTCCTCCTTAATCTTATCCGTCTTCAATCCCTCAACGATCGCAGGTATCAAGTCTGCTCCCACATCTAATCGGAGTGGTTCACTACATAAATTCATCTGTATTTCCTGTTGCTCTTTCCTATTTCCTTCTGTGATCTGATCAAGACATTGAATACCTAATAACTCATCTGCTGATAAATGCAATACCTCACAAATCCCTGCAACTAAACTCAAATCAGGCATACCAAGATCTCTTTCCCACTTGCTGACCGCTTGTGGTGTCACACCGATCTTAGCTGCAAATTGTTCCTGTGTCATTTTAAGATTTTGTCTGCTTTGCAATAACTTGTCGCCAATCTGAAATTTTGTCATTTCTTTTCTCCTTTGTGTTTTTCTATCCCAACCTTAGCAGTTAATCGGATATGTGTAAAACAACGTATCGATTGGTTATTTCTCAACAAACACTTCTGATCCATTTAATTACGAGGGTAATACAGAGTAGCATACTTGCTAAGAAACTAAATAAGGTAAGCAAACAAAGGCACACACAATCAAACTGCTCTAATGCTAAAAAGAGACTAACAAAATATATCGTTGCCATTACATTTGATAAAATCGCCAACGATAAGATTCTAAGATGATGCTTTACTTTTGAAGGATCATAAAGTAAATACTGAAATAATGCTGGATTTTCTTCATAGTATCGATGTTTTACTCCATTCACATAGATACCGTATCCTTGAATGACAGCTATAATGACTAATACAAAGATTCTCATATGATACCTCCTAGTGATACACGTTCTCCTTTAAAAATCCATCAACAACCTGATTAAAGAAGCGGTAATTATCTTGATTAGAGTTATGTGCTGATTTTGGTATGATTTCAAGTGGATATCCTTTTTCCTTATTCCACTTCTGATTATATTTTCTTACATAACCAGTCTTATCATATTCCCCTAACAATAATAAAACAGGGCACTTGATATCAACCTCGTCGTAGTTTGAGAAATCCTGATAGACTGCATCAGCAGCTTCTAACATTCCATCCTTCCCAAGACGGATGAGACAATCGTAGAAACTCTCCTGTGCCTCTTTTGTATAAGCTGCTGCCTTAGATGCCTGCTTACAATAGGTATGATACGGATATAGCTTGGCAATTCCTTTATAATGTTTCACAAGAAATAAGTCCATTGAACTATAATATTTTCTTCCAAAAGGAGAAGAATCGATAGCAATAAAGGCATCTACCATATTCGGATATTGTAATAGGAATGCCTGTACTGCATAGCCACCGGCACTCTGCCCCGCCATAGCAATATGCGTGATCTCCTCTTCATCCAAAATATTTTTCATATCATTTGCTACATTTTCGAATGTAAAATTCTTATACGGTCTTGATTCCCCATGTAATGGCATATCCCATAAAATGACCGTATAATCCTTACTAAAATATGCGATCTGCCTGCTAAACAAGGTATGATCTGCGGTAACCCCATGTGTAAACATAATTGCTTTCTCTGAGCTCTGTTTTTTATGTATCCAATATACGATATCCCCACGCTCTGTATGTAATTGCTTTTTCTCCATGTCATTCCCACCTATTCTGTTTGAAATTCGTCTTTCTTGATTCGATACATTACTTCATCTAAAATAACTCCATCATAACGTTGAAATGATTTTTCTTTTATTGTAATATATTGAAATCCTAACTTTTGAATGACACGTTTGGATTGTTGATTAAAAGGAAAATGGTAAACTGAAATAGAATCTAGGGCCAATCGTTCAAAGCCATATCTCATTACCGCTCTAGATGCCTCGGGTACAATTCCTCTTCCCCAAAGATCTTCGCCTAAGACATAGCCTAACATTCGTTCCTTTGGATTTTCTGTATGATGAAGTCCAATCGATCCTATGACTTTATGATTCTCCTTTAGACAAATCGCCCAAGTCTCATCTTCTTGTTGAAACATCTCAATAATCTGCTTAGATTCTTCCAAACTCTCATGAGGTTTCCAACCTGCCATAGGACCTACTTTACTGGTCTTCGCGTAGGAATACAGATCATTTGCATCACTTAATTCCCATTCACGCAGTTGTAACCGTTTCGTTTCTAATGTCTCCATACTGTCATCTCCTTGGTTTTTATCTAATATTTTAAACCTATATTTAACAATAATCAACATTATATCATAATATATTTACATTATTTTACATAGTAGCGGCTTTTTCCTTGTGTTTTCTTCTTGTATTCGATCGCTTCTGAGGGGCACCCACTGATACATGCTACACAATGAGTACAGTCGTCTCCCCAAATTGGACGTCCATCAATGAGGCGAATATTGTTTAGCGGACAGAGGTTTTCACATTTTCCACATCCCGTACATTTTTCTGTCGTATGGAATCCCTTCGCCTTTACCAACAAACGATAGAATATGGGATTTACCAGGCCCGTCTGCATCTTGGCTATGATAGTTGGCTTTTTGATTGGAATCGCCTTATTCTCAGCAATTTCTTTTCCTACGGCATGAATTCGAGGCGTAATCTTTTCAATAGACGCTTTTGCTTGTTCCTCCTTGACCTCTGGATACATTAAGATATAATTCTCTGGCATATAAAATGCGGTAAATCCTTTTAGTGTCATGGATAACTCTTGACATAGTTCTTTCACATAAGTAACCGCATTGCCAGTCTGCGATTCACAAGTCACTAATACATAGATTTCTCTACTTCCATCAAGAGTTACTTCTCTTAAGAACTTCTCCACAACTCTTGGCATGCGCCATGCATAGATTGGACTGACCACAACAAACGGTTTCGTCGATGTTAAGGTGCCATGAAAGTCCTTCTTCATCAGTTCATTGATCGAGACCAGCTCATCCTGTGCCTCTTCTGCTATAATTCTAGCCGCATATCGACTATTCCCCGTTCCTGTGAAATACAATACCATAAGTTCTACTTCCTCCTTCTAATTTTCCATTACCATCTTTCGTATCGGATCAATTCACTTAATGCTTTTCGTGGTCTTGCTTTTGGATTTTCATCCGCATATCCGATCGTAATTACACCAACAACATATTTATCTGTTGGAATTCCTAATACTTCTCGCATTTCTTTTTGCTCATACCAGCCGGTCCAGCAGGAGCCAAGGCCTAGCTGCTCTGCCTTTAACAAAATATGTTCAGCTGCGATCGCCATATCACGTATGACTAATTTCAATTCCGGTAGAGGACTCGTCTCATCTAATTCCATTCCATCACTATCTTTGATCCGGCATCTGATATCACCCACACAAACGATAAAAACAGGAGCTGACAACATCCATCTTTGATTATGATCCACCGCTGTGATTCTCTCTTTCTGTTTTTCAGATCGAATGATGATAAACTGCCATGGCTGTGTATTACTTCCGGAAGGTGCTAACCGAGCAGCTTCTAGGATTTCTAATATAATTTCTTCCGAAACTTCTCTTTTTTGATAACGACGAATGCTTCTTCTACTTTCAACCTCTTTCACTCTTTTTGACTTCCTTTCCTATGTATAAAAAGAGGAAGTATCCTGATAATTTGGATATTCCTCTTCATCATTTAGATCTTTACTTTCTGATGCTCTCACAAATTGCACAGTATTTATCGGCAAGACAAACGATGACAGCTTCCTTGCATCTTGGTATACTACGCAATGTCAAAGGCCACATATGACTTAAAATGATATTTTTCTGAATCTTATTTAATTCATATCGCTGTGTCGCATTTTCAAAAGCCGTCTTTGGATGTGTAAGTCCATGAAACCGCCCTATATAGCCATTTTCATGCCAGTCATAGAGATAAAAGTCGTGTAAATATGCACCCCTTAATAAACTGATCTCATCAACAGATAATCTAAGTTTTCTAGCTAGGTAATAGCTCATATAAGTTACATTTAATACATGATCATAGGTAGTAACGGATCCATGCTGAATACACTGTTTCATAATTTCAGATTCCGGTGCCGCCATTAACTCTTTTAATTCTTCCTTGATGTATTGTTGTTCTTTATCTGTTAATCTCGTTTTCATCTGTTTTGCTCATTCCCAACTTATTGCTAATCTCTTTTCCTTTTTCTTTCAAATTAGCAATTCTTAATTTATCACGAAAATTATCGTATTTCTCGTTAGTAAATTTCTTAACCTTTCCCATTACTAATAACTCACTTCTACTAAAAGACTGACCGATCTTCACATAACGGTCTTCCATCTTCTTATCAAAGCTTGCGGTTACCTCTTCTAACTTACGATTAATACTAGTAAGCGATGCGATCGTAAGTGATAGATCCGCCGCGATCAAAGCAATTAATAGATAGGATAACACATCCTGCATTACATATGGGATTGCCTTCGTAAACTGACTCACATATGGATGAATACAAGTCTTGATTAAGATCGCAGCCACTCCAAATCCAACGGCTGCCGGCAGACAGATATAACCTTTTATATTCAATGGCACTTTACTATAGTCCCACCATTTCGCATGAAAATGTCGTTCTAGCGTACTTGCCGTCACATACTCTAAGACACAGGCACCTACCATCCCAATCAAGAAGATCTGCCATGATGTAAGATTATGTAATAATAAAATACAAGAAACTGCTCCTACTCCATAAATCGGACAACTTGGCCCATATAGGAATCCTCGATTTTCCCACTGGTGTCTCGTTAAGGTAGCATATAAGACTTCATAAATCCATCCGATACTACTATAAATAAAAAACCATAATATCACTTCGCTCATGTTGATCGTTACCCTTTCTCGTTCCCTCAATAAATTCCATCATAATTAAAATTATAAGCTAGATTAGAATCTCTTTCAATACCTAGTATAAAAAGCACTATAAATGCAACCTAAGTTTCATCTATAATGCTTTTCTTTCTCTTATTTTACAACAATATCCGTAGTATAAACCATATCTCTTCCGTCAATCTGGGTATAGATGGATGTCTTACCCTTTCTTACCGCCTTGATCTTACCATTCTTATCAATGGTAGCGATCTTTGGATTATTCGAACCCCATTTTACCTTTTTATTATAATTTAGCATCTTAACCTTAACTGTTTTCCCCTTCTTAAGTGTTACAGCTGTCTTATTTAATCGCGGTGCCTTATATTTTTTATCTACCTTTGTACTGTTACATTTTGCAATTTGATAATCTGCTGGGAAATCATGTTTTTTTCTAACCGCATCTGTCTCTAAAAAACATTCATAAATACTATAATCGACATTATGAGTCGTATCAATATGATACCACTTCGTCCCGATCTGAACTAAATTCCATGCATGATTCCATTTATCACTGGTAACATAATCGACTTGAATCTTAAAATAACGCATAAATTCATAAAATGCCCAGGCATATCCATCACATTTTGCTTTTCCTTTTAGCAAGGCTTGTTCTGCTCCAAATGCAGATAATGTATAATCTACATTGTATGCAAGCCAGTGATTTACTGCCCAAACTTTCTCATAATCAGTTGCATTCGTTAACTCATAATTTGTTTCTACTTGTTTAAATCGATTTGTTACTGTCTTTTTTAATACCGTAACCACGCAAGTATATTTCTTGCCTTTCTGCACAGCTGTGATCGTAACTTTGCCGGCTTTTTTTGCTGTAATCTTACCACCAGATACGGTAGCTATCTTTTTATTGGATGTACTCCATTTAACTGTCCCTGAACTAGCTGAATGAAAATAAAGTGTATCCTTCTCTCCTGCTAAGAGTGTTACCTTCGTCTTGTGAAGTCCAGTGGAATTCGTATATTTAAAAGGAATATTATATTCTTTGGCATAAGTTGCTCCGCCACTATTCTTTTTCGCAATTAAATATTTCACTTTACTGAAAGCACCTCTCCCAACTACTTTTACACTATCTGGGATTGATACCACTTTGATCTTATTACTGCCATGAAATGCATACTCTTTTATTTCCGTCAAATTACTTGGTAATATAACACTCTCTAAGCTCTTACACTGATAAAATGTATTATGCTCAATTACCTTTATCGAATTTGGAATAACCACTTTCTTAATGGAACTACAATCCTCAAATGCACTTGATCCAATCTTAGTCAATCCTTCTGGTAATGTAATAGAAGTTAACTTCTCACAGGAATTAAAGGCTCTTAATCCAATTGTACGCAGACTATTACGAAAGGGATATCTCTCTAAAGAACGACATTCCACAAATGCCTGTTCCCCTATATTCACTACATTTGCTGCTCCAATTACTTCTTTTAAATTAGTACATCCGTAAAAAGCCCCATCATCAATGGTAGTAACCGAATCTGGTATTGTAACCTTTTCAATTTTACTGTTCCACATAAATAAGTATTTCTTTATCGTTGTCGTCCCATCGGGAATGGTTACTTCTTTGCCATCTTGAGAATAAATAACAGATACATCTGGATAGATTAAATCTGATTGATCATTACTATCTGCTGATGCTATCTTTCCTAAGGATAAGGTACAGAATAACATAAATGTCATTCCTTCGACAATTTTTCTTCTAAAGTTTAATCGTTTTCTCATTGGTATATAAATCCTCCCTCTTATATGGTAATTATGCTAAATAATGGAACACTTGGTCAAGAGGTATGATTTACCAAAGAGAAGTTTCTTCTCGTTATCGCGACAGTCGCCAAGTTGATACAAGTGTCATTTTGGCTCGTTGTTCGCGTAAATTAAAATAGGACAACCACTTTTTCAAGTAGTTGTCCTGATTGTAGATAATTGATCTAAATAAGCTTCACAAGCATATTTAGATCAATGACTCATATAACTTCGTAATTTCTTCTACAGAAGTATCTCTTGGATTTCCTGGTCTACAAGCATCATCAAATGCGGATTGTGCTAAGAATGGAATATCTTCTTTCTTAACGATCTCTTTTAAGTTTGCTGGAATACCAACATCCTCAGATAATTTTCTTACTGCATCTACAGCAGCTTTACGATATTCTTCTTGCGTCATGTTATCAACGCCTTCTACACCCATTGCTCTGGCAACTTCACGATATTTTTCACCGGTTGCGCTTGCATTGTATTCCATAACAGTAGGTAAGATAATGGCATTTGCAACACCGTGAGGAGTATCATAGAGTGCACCAAGAGGATGAGCCATAGAATGTACGATACCAAGACCTACATTGGAGAATCCCATTCCGGCAACATATTGGCCAAGTGCCATTCCTTCTCTTCCTTCATTGGTATTTTCAACAGCTCCTCGTAAATTCTTGGAGATGATCTCAATTGCTTTTAGATGGAACATATCAGATAATTCCCATGCTCCTTTTGTTATGTAACCTTCAATTGCATGTGTTAATGCATCCATTCCTGTTGCAGCCGTTAATCCTTTTGGCATTGAGCTCATCATTTCAGGATCAACAAAAGCGACTACCGGAATATCTTTTGGATCTACACATACCATCTTACGATTTTTCTCAGCATCTGTAATAACGTAATTGATCGTTACTTCTGCTGCGGTTCCTGCCGTTGTTGGTACTGCGAAGATTGGTACGGATTTATTCTTTGTAGGTGCAACACCCTCAAGACTTCTAACATCTGCAAAATCAGGATTTGCAATTACAATGCCGATGCCTTTTGATGTATCCATAGAAGAACCACCACCGATAGCGATTAGATAATCTGCTCCGGCATTCTTGAATGCCTCTACACCTTTTTGAACATTTTCAATCGTTGGATTTGGTTTAATGTTAGAATATACTTCATATGCTAAACCAGCACCATCTAATACATCTAATACTTTCTTTGTTACCCCAAATTTGATCAAGTCAGGATCAGAACATACTAATGCTTTCTTAAATCCTCTGTTCTTTGCTTCTGTCGCAATCTCTTTCATTGCTCCAGCACCATGATATGATGTCTCATTTAATATAAATCTGTTTACCATAATAGGTCTCCTTTCATAACAAAATATGACTTTTCTTCTCACTTCTATTATAGGATTCTTCGATTTTTGATACAACCGAAGAAGTCTGAAATATTGGATAAAATTTCAGTTGGTTTTTTGTTTATTTTGTTCCAAACTATTTTACTACACATTAAAGAAAGCCTTAAGAATCAAGTGTTTTCTTAATTCTTAAGGCTTTCATGTCTTTCTATTATAAATGCATTACACGAGAATTGATTTCTTTCGTCTTACCGACATTCCAGAAGTTCTCTCCTAAATATCCGCAAGTTCTTCTAACTACATTCATCTTTCCATGATCTTTATTTCCGCATTGTGGACATTCCCACTCTAACTTATCATTTAATTTAATCTCGCCATCAAAGCCACATACTTGGCAATAATCTGATTTCGTATTAAATTCTGCATATTGAATATTATCATAGATAAACTGGATAACAGTCTCTAAGGCATCTAAGTTTTTCTTCATATTTGGAATTTCTACTAATGAGATTGCTCCACCAGAAGATAGATTCTGAAATCCGCTTTCAAATGATAACTTATGGAAGGCATCGATCTTCTCTCTTACGTCAACATGATACGAGTTTGTATAATATCCTTTATCCGTAATATCTTTTACCTTACCAAATCGTTTTTCATCGATTCTAGCGAAACGATAACATAAGGATTCAGCTGGTGTTCCATAAAGTGCGAAGGCAATATTCGTCTCATCTTTCCAACGATCAACAGCATTTCTTAAGTGATGCATTAACTTATAAGCAAATGCTTCTCCTTCTTTGGTCGTATGGCTCACATGTTTCATTAACATGGTCGTCTCATATAAGCCGATGTAACCAAGTGACATCGTTGAATAGCCATTGTGAAGAAGTTTATCGATCTTCTCACCTTTTTTCAATCTGGCGATAGCACCATACTGCCAATGAAGTGGACTTGTATCAGATAATACTCCTTCTAAGGCTCTATGTCTGCACATCAAAGCTTGGAAACATAATGCAAGACGTTCTTCTAAGATCTCATAGAACTTGTCCTCATCTCCTTCAGATAAGAAAGCGATCTGAGGAAGGTTGATGCTGACAACACCTTGATTAAATCTTCCTTCAAATTTATAGTTTCCATTCTCATCTTTCCATGGTGATAAGAAACTTCTGCAACCCATACAGCTGAAGACATTTCCTTCGTAGTTTTCTCTCATCTTCTTAGCAGAAATATAGTCTGGATACATACGTTTAGCGGAACATTTTGCTGCCATCTTCGTTAAGTAATCGTATTTACCGCCTTTTAAGCAGTTATTCTCATCAAGAACATAAATTAATTTAGGGAATGCTGGTGTTACATAGACACCGGCTTCATTTTTAATTCCCTGATAGCGTTGTCTTAAGATTTCCTCAATGATCATGGCATTTTCTTTAATATAGGGATCATTATCATCTAAGTGTAAGAAAAGAGTAACAAAAGGTGATTGTCCATTTGTAGTCATTAACGTATTGATCTGATATTGGATCGTCTGCACACCAGATTTTAATTCTTCTCTTACTCTGGCATCTACCACCTTTTCAATCTGTTCATCTGTTAATGAATTACCCATGTCTTCCTGTAATCGTTTTGTGAATTTCTCTTTGCTGTAACGAAGGTATTTACCAAGATGGATCATATCTACTGATTGACCGCCATATTGGTTTGATGCGACGCAGGCAATAATCTGTGTCATTACTGTACAAGCAACTTGGAAACTCTTAGGAGTCTCGATCATCTTACCATTGATCACGGTTCCATTATCAAGCATATCGCCGATATTGATCAGACAACAAT carries:
- a CDS encoding beta-ketoadipate enol-lactone hydrolase encodes the protein MEKKQLHTERGDIVYWIHKKQSSEKAIMFTHGVTADHTLFSRQIAYFSKDYTVILWDMPLHGESRPYKNFTFENVANDMKNILDEEEITHIAMAGQSAGGYAVQAFLLQYPNMVDAFIAIDSSPFGRKYYSSMDLFLVKHYKGIAKLYPYHTYCKQASKAAAYTKEAQESFYDCLIRLGKDGMLEAADAVYQDFSNYDEVDIKCPVLLLLGEYDKTGYVRKYNQKWNKEKGYPLEIIPKSAHNSNQDNYRFFNQVVDGFLKENVYH
- a CDS encoding nitroreductase family protein encodes the protein MKEVESRRSIRRYQKREVSEEIILEILEAARLAPSGSNTQPWQFIIIRSEKQKERITAVDHNQRWMLSAPVFIVCVGDIRCRIKDSDGMELDETSPLPELKLVIRDMAIAAEHILLKAEQLGLGSCWTGWYEQKEMREVLGIPTDKYVVGVITIGYADENPKARPRKALSELIRYERW
- a CDS encoding membrane protein, yielding MSEVILWFFIYSSIGWIYEVLYATLTRHQWENRGFLYGPSCPIYGVGAVSCILLLHNLTSWQIFLIGMVGACVLEYVTASTLERHFHAKWWDYSKVPLNIKGYICLPAAVGFGVAAILIKTCIHPYVSQFTKAIPYVMQDVLSYLLIALIAADLSLTIASLTSINRKLEEVTASFDKKMEDRYVKIGQSFSRSELLVMGKVKKFTNEKYDNFRDKLRIANLKEKGKEISNKLGMSKTDENEINR
- a CDS encoding cell surface protein; the protein is MRKRLNFRRKIVEGMTFMLFCTLSLGKIASADSNDQSDLIYPDVSVIYSQDGKEVTIPDGTTTIKKYLFMWNSKIEKVTIPDSVTTIDDGAFYGCTNLKEVIGAANVVNIGEQAFVECRSLERYPFRNSLRTIGLRAFNSCEKLTSITLPEGLTKIGSSAFEDCSSIKKVVIPNSIKVIEHNTFYQCKSLESVILPSNLTEIKEYAFHGSNKIKVVSIPDSVKVVGRGAFSKVKYLIAKKNSGGATYAKEYNIPFKYTNSTGLHKTKVTLLAGEKDTLYFHSASSGTVKWSTSNKKIATVSGGKITAKKAGKVTITAVQKGKKYTCVVTVLKKTVTNRFKQVETNYELTNATDYEKVWAVNHWLAYNVDYTLSAFGAEQALLKGKAKCDGYAWAFYEFMRYFKIQVDYVTSDKWNHAWNLVQIGTKWYHIDTTHNVDYSIYECFLETDAVRKKHDFPADYQIAKCNSTKVDKKYKAPRLNKTAVTLKKGKTVKVKMLNYNKKVKWGSNNPKIATIDKNGKIKAVRKGKTSIYTQIDGRDMVYTTDIVVK
- a CDS encoding ribosomal-protein-S5p-alanine acetyltransferase is translated as METLETKRLQLREWELSDANDLYSYAKTSKVGPMAGWKPHESLEESKQIIEMFQQEDETWAICLKENHKVIGSIGLHHTENPKERMLGYVLGEDLWGRGIVPEASRAVMRYGFERLALDSISVYHFPFNQQSKRVIQKLGFQYITIKEKSFQRYDGVILDEVMYRIKKDEFQTE
- a CDS encoding HD family hydrolase, diverged, encoding MKTRLTDKEQQYIKEELKELMAAPESEIMKQCIQHGSVTTYDHVLNVTYMSYYLARKLRLSVDEISLLRGAYLHDFYLYDWHENGYIGRFHGLTHPKTAFENATQRYELNKIQKNIILSHMWPLTLRSIPRCKEAVIVCLADKYCAICESIRK
- a CDS encoding ferredoxin, encoding MVLYFTGTGNSRYAARIIAEEAQDELVSINELMKKDFHGTLTSTKPFVVVSPIYAWRMPRVVEKFLREVTLDGSREIYVLVTCESQTGNAVTYVKELCQELSMTLKGFTAFYMPENYILMYPEVKEEQAKASIEKITPRIHAVGKEIAENKAIPIKKPTIIAKMQTGLVNPIFYRLLVKAKGFHTTEKCTGCGKCENLCPLNNIRLIDGRPIWGDDCTHCVACISGCPSEAIEYKKKTQGKSRYYVK
- a CDS encoding lactaldehyde reductase, encoding MVNRFILNETSYHGAGAMKEIATEAKNRGFKKALVCSDPDLIKFGVTKKVLDVLDGAGLAYEVYSNIKPNPTIENVQKGVEAFKNAGADYLIAIGGGSSMDTSKGIGIVIANPDFADVRSLEGVAPTKNKSVPIFAVPTTAGTAAEVTINYVITDAEKNRKMVCVDPKDIPVVAFVDPEMMSSMPKGLTAATGMDALTHAIEGYITKGAWELSDMFHLKAIEIISKNLRGAVENTNEGREGMALGQYVAGMGFSNVGLGIVHSMAHPLGALYDTPHGVANAIILPTVMEYNASATGEKYREVARAMGVEGVDNMTQEEYRKAAVDAVRKLSEDVGIPANLKEIVKKEDIPFLAQSAFDDACRPGNPRDTSVEEITKLYESLI
- a CDS encoding ribonucleotide reductase of class III (anaerobic), large subunit: MKVVKRDQRVVEYDGSKITMAIKKANKEVKEEERISERKIREIEESIASIPKDQVQVEEIQDMIEHHLVSEEKYELAKKYIIYRYKRALVRKANTTDESILSLIRNDNKELAEENSNKNTMLASTQRDYIAGEVSRDLSKRVLLPEKIVKAHEEGAIHFHDADYFLQPIFNCCLINIGDMLDNGTVINGKMIETPKSFQVACTVMTQIIACVASNQYGGQSVDMIHLGKYLRYSKEKFTKRLQEDMGNSLTDEQIEKVVDARVREELKSGVQTIQYQINTLMTTNGQSPFVTLFLHLDDNDPYIKENAMIIEEILRQRYQGIKNEAGVYVTPAFPKLIYVLDENNCLKGGKYDYLTKMAAKCSAKRMYPDYISAKKMRENYEGNVFSCMGCRSFLSPWKDENGNYKFEGRFNQGVVSINLPQIAFLSEGDEDKFYEILEERLALCFQALMCRHRALEGVLSDTSPLHWQYGAIARLKKGEKIDKLLHNGYSTMSLGYIGLYETTMLMKHVSHTTKEGEAFAYKLMHHLRNAVDRWKDETNIAFALYGTPAESLCYRFARIDEKRFGKVKDITDKGYYTNSYHVDVREKIDAFHKLSFESGFQNLSSGGAISLVEIPNMKKNLDALETVIQFIYDNIQYAEFNTKSDYCQVCGFDGEIKLNDKLEWECPQCGNKDHGKMNVVRRTCGYLGENFWNVGKTKEINSRVMHL